One Ignavibacterium album JCM 16511 genomic region harbors:
- a CDS encoding DUF169 domain-containing protein produces the protein MQNFEEINKILVESVGLTSLPVGLKFYKTIPTNGYKIADDHRLCQLVMRARKGERLILTKDEISCPAAAAALGFKPLPKNLQDGTMLQGYGIFRDKEAAIKVMNEMPRLEQGKYEAVQAKPLKDWEENPDVIVIEDEVEKLMWLALAYLNEEGGRLNMSTSILQAVCVDSVVLPFKSQKINMSFGCYGCRDATDAKPNEAILGIPFSKLDMVVENINYLKSKAIDRSRAKQVYQAFTKRIEETVK, from the coding sequence ATGCAAAACTTTGAAGAAATAAATAAAATATTAGTAGAGTCAGTTGGACTTACAAGCCTACCAGTTGGCTTAAAATTTTACAAAACTATTCCAACTAATGGTTATAAAATTGCAGATGACCACAGGCTTTGTCAGTTAGTAATGCGTGCACGTAAAGGAGAAAGATTAATTCTTACAAAAGATGAAATCTCCTGTCCCGCCGCAGCTGCAGCTTTAGGATTTAAGCCGTTGCCTAAAAATCTTCAAGATGGAACAATGTTGCAAGGTTACGGAATTTTCAGAGATAAGGAAGCGGCAATAAAAGTTATGAATGAAATGCCTCGCCTTGAACAAGGCAAGTATGAAGCAGTGCAGGCAAAACCTTTGAAAGATTGGGAAGAAAATCCCGATGTAATTGTAATTGAAGATGAAGTTGAAAAATTAATGTGGCTGGCTCTCGCATATTTAAATGAAGAAGGCGGGAGATTAAATATGAGTACGAGCATTCTTCAAGCAGTCTGTGTAGATTCGGTTGTGCTTCCATTCAAGTCTCAAAAAATTAATATGAGCTTTGGATGTTACGGCTGTCGTGATGCAACCGACGCAAAACCTAACGAGGCAATTCTTGGCATTCCATTTTCCAAACTTGATATGGTTGTTGAAAATATAAATTATCTGAAATCAAAAGCAATTGACAGATCACGTGCGAAGCAAGTATATCAAGCTTTCACAAAAAGAATTGAGGAAACAGTAAAATGA
- a CDS encoding TolC family protein, producing MIAITVLLFYQPVVSQTIAKQYNLNELVNIAFQNNPQLKTNEKTIQAGMKQIDYLNKDYLPQIFFDLNISRWDWVMPNKQKYLGNSLNDLYAAFRVNQLIYDWNKNSLQKEYTDKSIDVDRTFTRKLRQAFSFSITKSYLELLKAKRTVQIQEEAINQLKDHLKNAEALYSIGKVSNLDVIKAQVQIEVALDELAKAKNQLDIQKNNINVICGNALGESFDVVDNIDELWKEYSSKSFSVDELHNLLIAKHPDLENIRTQKELRSKEAELFNKEYYPNFYAFGITNVEDSKIPMDHFNWNVGVTVSYSLPFFKGSNFQEKVEQSKIRIDALQENEKAILQQLETNVKNNLVKLDDIKSRISGTQKIVKLAEESLTTANLKYNIGKGSSLDVLDAETVLTTAKLNLNQIVIDYLLTIAELNYNIGSDELPFNY from the coding sequence CTGATAGCAATTACGGTTCTGCTATTTTACCAACCGGTTGTATCTCAAACAATTGCAAAACAGTATAATTTAAATGAACTTGTTAATATTGCTTTCCAAAATAATCCGCAGTTAAAAACGAATGAGAAAACTATTCAAGCCGGGATGAAGCAAATTGATTATTTGAATAAAGATTACCTTCCGCAAATCTTTTTTGACCTGAACATTTCACGCTGGGATTGGGTTATGCCCAACAAACAAAAATATCTTGGCAATTCATTAAACGATCTTTACGCCGCATTTAGAGTGAATCAGCTAATTTATGATTGGAATAAAAATTCACTTCAGAAAGAATATACTGATAAGTCTATTGATGTGGATAGAACCTTTACGAGAAAATTACGTCAGGCATTTTCTTTTTCGATTACTAAAAGTTATTTGGAATTATTGAAAGCAAAACGTACTGTTCAAATCCAGGAAGAAGCCATCAATCAATTAAAAGATCATCTTAAAAATGCTGAAGCCCTTTACAGCATTGGTAAAGTTTCTAATCTTGATGTAATTAAAGCTCAAGTTCAAATTGAAGTTGCGCTCGATGAACTTGCAAAAGCAAAGAACCAACTTGATATACAGAAAAATAATATAAATGTAATTTGCGGCAATGCTCTTGGGGAATCTTTCGATGTTGTTGATAACATTGATGAATTGTGGAAAGAGTATTCGAGCAAAAGTTTTAGCGTTGATGAGCTTCATAATTTATTGATTGCAAAACATCCCGACCTTGAAAATATCCGTACTCAAAAAGAGTTAAGAAGCAAAGAAGCTGAATTATTCAACAAAGAATACTATCCGAACTTTTATGCTTTTGGAATTACGAATGTTGAGGATAGTAAAATTCCAATGGACCATTTTAATTGGAATGTTGGGGTTACAGTATCATATTCGCTTCCATTTTTCAAAGGGTCAAATTTTCAAGAAAAAGTTGAGCAATCAAAAATCAGAATTGATGCACTTCAGGAAAATGAGAAAGCAATTCTTCAACAGCTTGAAACAAACGTAAAAAATAATCTCGTTAAACTGGATGATATTAAAAGCCGAATAAGTGGTACGCAGAAAATTGTAAAACTCGCAGAGGAAAGTTTAACGACTGCAAATTTGAAGTACAACATAGGCAAAGGCAGCAGTCTTGATGTGCTTGATGCGGAAACAGTTTTAACGACTGCAAAACTAAATTTGAATCAGATTGTAATAGATTATCTATTAACAATAGCAGAACTTAATTACAACATTGGAAGTGATGAATTACCTTTTAATTATTAA